The Ignavibacteriota bacterium region GCCGTGGCCCCATCCACGGCCGCGGCTTCATACTGCTCCACGGGAATACCCTGCAATCCGGCAAGGAACATCACCATCGCGAACGGATAGAATTGCCAGATCCGGGCCAGCATCACGCACAGAAGTGCCGTATGCGGGTTCCCCAGCCATGCCATGCCGGGTTCGACCAACCCCAACGAGGAAAGCCAGTAATTGACGACCCCGAAATGGTCGTTCAGGATCCACTTCCACGTGAACCCCGCGACGACGGGAGAAAGGACCCACGGGATCGTATAGAGGAATGATGCAACGGTGGTGATCCTTCCGAGCTTCATCGTGAGCAGGAGCGCCAGACCAAGTCCGATGTGCACCGCCAGTGCCGTGCCGAGCAAAGCGTAGACGAGCGTATTGCGGAAGGACAGGAGGAAGAGCGGATCATGCAGCACGCGCTCGTAGTTGGAGAACCCGACCCATGCACCGGTCCCCTTCACCATGCTCACTTCCCGCAGGCTG contains the following coding sequences:
- a CDS encoding sugar ABC transporter permease; amino-acid sequence: MKRATPYLLLLPALLLTALVVAYPLVQNVVNSLREVSMVKGTGAWVGFSNYERVLHDPLFLLSFRNTLVYALLGTALAVHIGLGLALLLTMKLGRITTVASFLYTIPWVLSPVVAGFTWKWILNDHFGVVNYWLSSLGLVEPGMAWLGNPHTALLCVMLARIWQFYPFAMVMFLAGLQGIPVEQYEAAAVDGATAIRKFYHITVPNLRPVFSVLAVLGVIWSFNDFNLVFVMTRGGPINASMVLPVLVREFSFVFFDLGKGSALSIMTFVLLVALSFLYIRVTTGREPS